From the Lathyrus oleraceus cultivar Zhongwan6 chromosome 3, CAAS_Psat_ZW6_1.0, whole genome shotgun sequence genome, the window ATATTCTTTTTGCatgtttcaaaaaaaaaagataGCTAGAGTTCTTTATTGATAATACAGAATACTTTCATATCATTTAATAGAAGATTGCTCGAGTTCTCTAATTGGTAATTAGTAATTAGTTAGAACTCTAAACATGTATCTCAAATTTCTTCAGATGTACCAACTCAAGTGGTTGAGTTAAGGTATTTGATAATTGTACAATATTCAGCAAATTTATTGATGCTACAGATAAATTTAAGGAACCTAACTAAAATAAAGGTAAACAGGACTCAACTATTTATCAATAAGCTCTTTTCAGCCTCTTTAAAATCTTGTTTTTTAATTGTCAAACATACAAGTTTTTTCACTATACTACATCAAGATCCATCCATCACAAGCAGAACAAAAACGGCTTAGTTTACTCATTTCCAAATATCTCCTCTGTCTCAATATTTACAGCTCAGTCAAGCCCACCATCCATGTTCTTCTCAGCCAGAAAACCTTGCTCTTGCTCATGACGATAATCTGCCATTAATAAATAGCAAATATCCCATGACATTAGCACATATCTTCAGGAAAGGAAACACTCGTAGTCACACCAATATGGATCCCTTGAAGCCCAACAGCTCGGTCTAGCTAGTCAGCTGTTGGGTTAATCCAACAGCAACCATGAGATTGGACCGAGCTGCAAGGACGCATCCACAATACAATACCAATAAAATGCTCACGAGTAGTAGTATTGATTTCAGTTTATTTTTGCAGAATCATCAGCACTAAGATTACGCGCAAATATGCAATCCAAAATAAAATTCTAGATGACGTAATTCATCTTTCAAATTAAAAACTGAGGTCTGCAGTGCAATTTGATAACGGATGGAAGAAAGCAAAACAAAAGACAAAATGATATATTTGATTATAACCCTAGCCCAATTATCATCATGACATGTATATCCAATCCCAATTGAAAAGGTAGTGGATATAGAGCCATGTGCATACCATTGTTGGTTTTTCCTGAACTCAGTAAGCACTGGATATATGTTCTCGAAGGCTGTATAAGTCTCATCTCTCACCTAAACAAACGCAAAATAAAACATTAGTTCAATGAGGCAGAAAATGGTAAACATATAAAAGGTTAAATGGGAATATCTCAAGACCGACGATACCTTGGCTCCTGTCAGAACAATTTTTCCAGAAACAAATATAAGCAAGACTATCTTGGGCTGCTTCATTCGATAGATTAGTCCTGGAAACAACTCCGGTTCATACTATCACCAGGAACAAGCGAGTTTAACATATGTTTCTCATTCACTAAACTTCTAGTATTAGTATAGAAAGAATCTAGGAAAGCAAATACACATGCACAGACACAATAGAAAATAGCCCTTTCCATACATCTACACTTGTAGATCACGGAAGCATCGTGACAGAAAATATTCCCCACTAAGTATCTACATACAATCTTTACAGTGGATATTTTAAGGTCAAAGCAACTTCTGCTTGataaaatataaaatcaaatggGATTTGTGATTGTTTGGCCATCACGGAAATCAGGATTGGTTTGCATATGTAGTATTCAAAAATTTGCTTTTCATTGCTCACAGTCACACTTGTGATACTGGTGTCTCTAATAAGGATTTCAGGCTTCTGTAGAATGGAATTCAGAGGAAACAGAGAATAATAGCTTTGTGTCATACTTACACTTGAGAAAGCACCGTGGGAATATGCAAGACCCTCAAGCCGTATGGGGAACTTGACATCACAAGAGCCAACAATGTTCTGAATCTTAAAATCCTAAAGCAcaatacaaaaaaaaaaatcaattatcTAGCACCACTCATGTAGTGTTGGTGGAAAAATGTTTCGAATCTTAAAATTCTAATAAAGCACAATACAAAATAAATAGATCAATTACCAATCACCACTCATGTAGTGTTGGGTGCAAAATGACGAACAATTTTGGAAGAAACAACTTCAGTAGAGATAATGAGAAAAAGAAGAAATAGTACCTTAAATTTAGCTGGGAAGCCTAGCTTCTGGATGATTCTAGCATACTGAAGGAGATAAAAGATTAGAAAATATATATTTTCAAGAATGTGTGCATCATGTTTAGTTACGAGTTATGAGAAAAATAAAACAATTCATCCTCCTCCATTGATTTAAGGAACTATTTTGAAAAAACTAAAATAAGAATATGCTAAAAAACAAGCCATGATTAATGGCAAGGTTCTCCACAGTCTTACGAACCTCGACTAGAGAAGCATCAATAATACAAAGGATGAGAGAGCTAGAGAAGAAAAGAACACCAGTATACCTTCCTTGCTGCCAATTTCGATTGTACCTCACTCTTAGCTCCAGTACAGACCTAACCATAGCAATTAAACTTTAAAAAGTAATAAAAATATAAACCCATAAAAAGAAACATGCTAAAATTATGTTATTTCGTAAATAGAGATAGAGACTGGTGGGGCCCAAATGGGAAATTAGCACATGAACCCAAGAACACAACTTGGCAAATTCAGTTATATTGGGACTGAGTAGAGAGCTAACGGGTATCTTGGAATCATTTGGGTAAGTTAGGAACAGAGATTCTTCTCTGAAGGAAATCATTTGGAATGAGTTGGGAATAGAGATTCCTGTATGTAGGAGGATAGCTGTCGGCAGTGAATGTCATTCCACTGATAGTATTTTCCATTCCCAGAAATAACATTGATACATTCCTCACTATTTCCATTTATTCATTGTTCTATCCATTAATTACTTTAATTTTCCGTTCTATTTCCTATCAATTGGTCCGACCCGATCTCTCAGAACTGATTCGTAGTCGAAGGGCTGCCAGAATTTGTAGGGGAAGGCCCCATTAAGCGGATCACTAAGGAATAATGCTTTCTTGAGGAGTAGAAAAGGCAGTAAAGAATGTGATCCTAATATAAATAGAATAGCTTCCTCGTTTTCTTTCTTATGCATAATCAAAATTGGGGTTTTTCCATTATCCCCTCTTAACATGGCATATATGCTTAGCAAGAGAAACCCTTTTTCATATGTCCATTATGTTTCTCCTCTGCAGCTGTTCATCACATATCTACAGATCTGGAGTGCATTTCACCTTCTACCAATCGTTTGACCCTCATTGCCAGTCATTATGAGGCTCGACTCACTAAAGCAATAGTTGCAAGTGCCCAATcacaggtctactaattctctCCATTTGGGCAGCATGAAAGATCATCTAAACCCATCTCTGGCGACATAGTAGTCAAAATCGCATTTTTTATCGTAAAATCGACAGAGTTTACAATTTTACTGCCCTAGTCAATTTCGAGTTCACGCAAAACCGGATTATGATTGAAATATACACCAGTCACCAATTTGTTTGCCCCTTCAACACGTTTGTTCACAAATCTCTTAAATTCTCTCCTGCAACCTTGTTCTCTCTCACGGGCACAATTTTTTTCTTAGGTCTCACCGTGGTGCGAATAAAAGTGTATCTTGCGGCCCTTGGGCATTATCGTGTGCACAAGTTCTTCTTTGTTTCCATTTTGTGTTGCTGACCAAAGGATTTGTTCTATGTCGCAAGGATATTCTTTGTTCACGCAATCAGTGTCAGTTTTGTTATGTCTTTATTGCCGACCAAATGACTTCAAATTAAAATGTTGCTATTGGTAAGGATCCTCTGTTGAGTAGATTATGGAAATCAAGATTGAGTGATTTATGATTTTCAATTTTAAGACCGAAGTGCCATTTTTTGGTGTTTTTATAAGTTTTAGTTGTGACTTATGAAGTTGTGTTTCATGAAGTTTGTATAATCTTACGATTTCACGCTTTTCAGTTTTACTTCCCTTTTCCGATTATGTGTATAATCTTGATTTTAACTACCTATCATTATAGTACTCCTCTCAACAAAATAAAGTTCCAACTTAACCATCCATCACATCATCGCCTAAGATCTGTATGGAAAAGAAAAGTAGGGCTAGACAAAAACAGTTGCAGGGGACAAAGAAGGTCTGGAATCTGTTTTTTAACgaaattaattaataattaaagGTCAACCAGTTTTTAAACTAATTAATTAATATTCATTAATAGGCACATTTTTTTAACCAAATAATCTTATTCCCTAAACGGGTTTTCTTATGACCCACGCGCATAAACATGACTTCTTCTAACCCGCAAGCAGAAAACAGGTCTTCTGACCCGCATGCAGAAAACGAGGCTTTTCCCTAACCCTAGCATGTGTGTCACATGGCCACCACCCTTGCACGACCTGGACTCACAATCACAAAAGCTCAATAGAGATCACAAATCATACGATTCAATGATTAACAACGGCGATTTCCATGCAATTTCACCAAAATCCGATTCTGTGTATACTCTTAAATGCTGAGCAGAAGCACAAGCTAAAATGGTGCGGGTGTATGATTCGAATCGCGATTTTGACTACCATGTTGGTGATACGGGCATTTACTCGAGCAGGTTCAATAAAAAACATCAACCTAGTACTAGTTGGTTGAGAAATTGTATCAAGCTATTGCAACTAAGGTAGAAAAAAGTACCACAAGCAACAAAAGGAACATACCATTTTGCCAGATGCAAAAATAAGTGCAGTTGTTTTTGGTTCCCGGATCCTCATAATCACAGCAGCAAAACGCTGCACAGGTTCAAATCAAAGACATCAGCACTGCAGAAAAATGACCAACTAGCATGACAATATATCAAGCATGTACGTTATTACTAAACAGTTGATCATTCATCATTGATTTCAGATAACAACAGTGTAGTGCAACACAAACTCTGATACACACATATATCTAGATGGAAGTCACAATCATAAAACAAAACTTGCCTTGGGATTATACTCCGCATTACGAGCTTGAAGCGCAATAGATTTTAGCTCCAACTTACAGTCCAAATTGACAGTGGACACAATATTTCTTGCAATACAAATATATAAACAATTTTAGATATTATAATATACATATACGCAACAATCACTTTACTATCTAAATATTTCCACATCAAGCATACATTTAGATTTCATCTTAAAAGAAACAAAGACACACAAGGGCACAACGACAACACATGTCATTCCAATTGGAATTTAATTACCCTCCATCAAGAACATTCAAGTCTAACCAAATCTTATCAACTAAGCTTCAATGGCATAACTTTTATCGGGATAAGCCCGCACGGCTCGAAAAAAGAGCAGTATTAATAAAACTCTACATGAGTCCACTTCTTTATCACAAATCCGCATACGCACATTCCACACCACATCTCAAACTCTCCTATAATCCATTTGAATCAAATCAACCAAAACACAGAGTCACTCATCATCCTCTCATGCTTGCAATCACAATCCAAAAGTGAGAAAACATTGAATTCAAAGAAACTCACTGAAGAGTAGGTACAATCCCtgaaggatgctttgatagatCAACAGGTTGACTCCCTTCCAATCCTTGATCAGCCATGAATCCTATTCAAGTCTTAAATTCGTATGCTATCCTTTCAAAACCAGCCACAACCCACTAACACAAAATCAAAATAACCACAATATTCCACATTAATCACCACCAAAAAAACCTTCActcaattaaaaaaaatcaaataacCCATTTCTCTAATCGTTTAAAAACATGAAGGAAAAAAAACAATTAGGTTATAAAAACATGATATGGAATTAGATCTATTGGTTTAAGAAAACAATTACGCAAATCAGACCTTATTGAGAAAAGGTAAGAATTAGGGTTTGTTAATCAGATTTTTTGAGAGATGAAAGATAATTTGAAGAAGAGAGTGATAAAGCGGGAAGAGATTGATGTTAGAAAATTGTAAAAGAGGGTTTAAAAAGGGAGAGAGTTTATATATGTAAGAGAGATTGTGAATGCGATTGGGAACAAATGATGGATCTGATAGCTTATGAAGACAGAGAGAGAGAAGAAAAAAAGAGGTTGGGATCGATTTGTGCCAGCTACTTTTGGTTTATTATATGTATGTGACAGTATTGTccttcaacttgaaaatattTTGTCTATCTCATAGGGGTATAATGGGAATGGTCGGAAATTATTATATATTGGATGTCAAACGGTAATACTGTCTTCTTTCAGTTTCATAAATATCACACACAAAATTGTCCTAACTTAAAAGATAAACAAAGATAATACTattaataattatatttaatgaaccaaatatatttaaaattttcaCTCTTGTTCCTATTTTAGatatatttaataaattaaatatacATAGAATCTTACCAAAAAAAATTTGAATCAAGAGAAACTTTGATTAGTTCAAAAAAACTTAATCATACAACATGATCGCAAGGATCTAACCCAAAACACATCAAAACAGacaaaaaaaatacaaaaatcAATAAGTTAGTTAAG encodes:
- the LOC127127336 gene encoding TATA-box-binding protein isoform X1, with translation MADQGLEGSQPVDLSKHPSGIVPTLQNIVSTVNLDCKLELKSIALQARNAEYNPKRFAAVIMRIREPKTTALIFASGKMVCTGAKSEVQSKLAARKYARIIQKLGFPAKFKDFKIQNIVGSCDVKFPIRLEGLAYSHGAFSSYEPELFPGLIYRMKQPKIVLLIFVSGKIVLTGAKVRDETYTAFENIYPVLTEFRKNQQ
- the LOC127127336 gene encoding TATA-box-binding protein isoform X2, with protein sequence MADQGLEGSQPVDLSKHPSGIVPTLQNIVSTVNLDCKLELKSIALQARNAEYNPKRFAAVIMRIREPKTTALIFASGKMVCTGAKSEVQSKLAARKYARIIQKLGFPAKFKDFKIQNIVGSCDVKFPIRLEGLAYSHGAFSSYEPELFPGLIYRMKQPKIVLLIFVSGKIVLTGAKVRDETYTAFENIYPVLTEFRKNQQCFVLLSSIRYQIALQTSVFNLKDELRHLEFYFGLHICA